The proteins below come from a single Paramormyrops kingsleyae isolate MSU_618 chromosome 25, PKINGS_0.4, whole genome shotgun sequence genomic window:
- the LOC140583067 gene encoding uncharacterized protein, which translates to MCVDIVNISEWPTQMSQAIKKAFRRLRAALSKIKRRCIAAVKALRPEVCPLPIVTLGKDESASSPDEQDVDLSEWLEWDSSEVSSHEADEAVPGKSSVSSEGPGCDSDSSWSDDDGDDNSENAQLWESFRSDDPYNPLSFSSVVTSQATCPPEGCTAKAGGTQVERLCDEEQRHPLHEEMPTTGHKKVTFSEKVEVRPLVAWAFASRVARDGSCWLQMARDRDRFRRRVEAASDVIGPVLLPQHRAAVWERLGRGSSTSSRHQYREDSE; encoded by the exons ATGTGTGTGGATATCGTCAATATCAGTGAGTGGCCGACGCAGATGTCCCAGGCGATTAAGAAGGCCTTCCGCCGCCTAAGGGCGGCGCTGTCAAAAATCAAGCGTCGCTGTATAGCAGCCGTGAAGGCTCTGCGGCCTGAGGTGTGCCCCCTGCCGATCGTTACTCTGGGGAAAGATGAGAGTGCGAGTTCCCCAGATGAGCAGGATGTTGACCTGTCGGAGTGGCTGGAATGGGACTCCTCTGAAGTCTCTTCTCATGAGGCTGATGAAGCTGTTCCTGGGAAATCCAGTGTGTCCTCGGAGGGGCCAGGCTGTGACAGTGATTCGAGCTGGTCTGATGACGACGGTGATGACAACTCTGAGAATGCTCAGCTCTGGGAATCCTTCCGCAGTGATGACCCATACAATCCGCTGAGTTTCTCCTCTGTGGTGACATCTCAGGCCACTTGCCCACCAGAGGGCTGCACTGCAAAGGCTGGAGGGACGCAGGTGGAACGTCTCTGTGATGAGGAACAGCGGCACCCTCTGCATGAGGAGATGCCCACTACAGGTCACAAAAAG GTGACCTTCAGTGAGAAGGTGGAAGTGCGCCCTCTTGTGGCCTGGGCGTTTGCCAGCCGGGTTGCCCGTGATGGATCCTGCTGGTTGCAGATGGCCAGAGACAGAGACCGGTTCCGGAGGAGGGTGGAGGCAGCCAGTGATGTCATTGGGCCTGTCCTGCTCCCCCAGCACAGAGCAGCAGTTTGGGAGAGGCTTGGGAGGggctcctccacctcctccagaCACCAATACCGGGAGGACTCTGAGTAG